A genomic region of Spea bombifrons isolate aSpeBom1 chromosome 9, aSpeBom1.2.pri, whole genome shotgun sequence contains the following coding sequences:
- the DUSP23 gene encoding dual specificity protein phosphatase 23: MSSTPPHNFSWVEPGLLAGMALPRLPAHYEYLYEVGIRHLVTLTEHKPPYHDTCPGINLHRIRIVDFCPPSLEQIKSFLKIVDDAKAKGEGVAVHCLHGFGRTGTMLACYLVKARGITGVDAINEIRKLRRGSIETTEQEKSVIQFHHHIK; the protein is encoded by the exons ATGTCTTCTACACCACCCCATAACTTCTCCTGGGTGGAACCTGGGTTACTGGCGGGAATGGCGTTGCCGCGGCTCCCTGCCCACTATGAATATCTGTACGAGGTTGGCATACGGCACCTGGTAACCCTGACCGAGCACAAACCACCCTACCATGACACTTGCCCAGGCATCAACCTCCATCGCATTCGTATCGTAGACTTCTGTCCGCCCAGCCTGGAGCAGATAAAGAGCTTCCTGAAGATTGTGGACGATGCGAAAGCTAAAGGAGAG GGAGTTGCTGTGCATTGCCTGCACGGGTTCGGGAGGACCGGCACCATGCTAGCTTGCTATCTAGTAAAAGCCCGTGGAATCACCGGAGTCGATGCCATAAACGAGATCAGAAAGCTCCGACGGGGGTCCATAGAGACCACAGAGCAGGAGAAATCCGTCATACAGTTTCACCACCACATCAAATGA